DNA sequence from the Sardina pilchardus chromosome 23, fSarPil1.1, whole genome shotgun sequence genome:
AGGTTGCTGGTTGCTGTGCAGTCAGTGTGCGCAGAAATCAGTTTACGTCATACTGCTCTCCAGCGAATCAGCATGCATTATGTCTtttatgtttatggttatgattgtccaaagcgacttaaatAAAACAATGCGATAATTAAATTAATAGTgaacagttttaaaaagttggcaaaaCTACATTAATGAGGATAGCAGAAGTTGCAATCAATGCAATCAAAAGGTTAAtgaaaaacaatgaaaataaacagtactgtaatataatatagtataatatCATATACACTTAATTAACTAATTGCATGCTAAACAGATGCATTAGACCCCTCTTCaaagacccaaaactatcacaggaaTGGAGAGCACTGCTGGGGAACTCATTCCACCAAGAAGGAACCACTGAGGAAATTGGACCTAGCATTCATGGCTGGTCGATACAGACACTCATCGGAAGACTGCAGCGGTTGGGGATGTACACCTTCATCAAAGGATTGAGAGAGTTGGGAGCGGATCCAGTTACGTTTCCTACAGGCCAAGGTGAGAGATTTCAATTTAATAATTCTGGCCATTAGGGAACCAATGGATAGTAAGGAGAGGATTtccctctttggctgattgaagacaaCTGCAGAATTCTGAACCAGTTTTCAGTCTGTCTTATCACAAGCGGGCAGCTAACAGTGAATTACAATAGTTTGTAGATCATGGCCTGTACAAGAGGTTGTGTTAGATCAAATCTGATCTTCATAATGTTGTAAAGTATTGAGGAGAGacttagaaaaagaaaaaagttttcTACTGTCAGTGGCGCCCTCAATCTTGCTCTGATAGAATGCCTTTTTTGtaagtgtagcctactgcaagTGAAAAAGATGATAAAGACTGGTAGTTACTATCATAAAGATGCATAATGCATACATTTATGTTCATGGTTCTTAACAGATgcatttgtccaaagcgacttacaatggCATTCATAAACATTACATCAACATTAAAATGACCAGTCACAGGGCTTGAATAATAATGAATTCAAATAAATTCATAGACTAAATTGAATTGAcagaacaataacaataaccatgAACATACAAACCACAAGTTAATCAGTTTAGAATCAAGCTTAAACCTACTAGCCTGCCTACTCCATTTGTCCCAACTATTCTGAAGGTGATTTACCAATTAACACACCTAGGCCTATCTATGTAAATTATTCAACAAAAGGGGAAGGAGACAGGATCCATTCTCCAAAATGCAAATAAATTGTGGAAACAACAGCTAGAGGCTATGTGGTTTTACTCTGGGAAAGTAAAAAAAGGAGACACATTAATAGGGATTTAACATATATCCAATTAGATCTTGCAAAAAATGCCCTACAAGctaaaacatcaacaaaaaatGTTACAACATAATTATTTTTCTGATGTTGGCCATCTTGAGGTTAACTTGTAGTTAACATCATTGAGATTAATGCAGTAAAAACAGCTCAATAGagaacatgtttttattttgctacAGCTCCCCGCTGCTGGGGAAAACTCTAAAGAAACATTCCAAAATATTCCAGAAACTAAGAGCAAGATGTAACCTCTGCTTTAGGCGAATGAAATGTCATTGAAGAACTCAAGTAATGCGATGGGGCTGCCACAATGACAACAGCTAGTTTGTTTTACAACACACGTAATTATTGTTTTTGTCAGACAGGTTTTAGCCATGTGACCTCAAGTACACGTGATTGTGTAAGGGTCTAGTAACATGAAGAAATGGAGGGAGGCCATCTTGTTTAAACCACGGGCCTTTTCCTGGTGTATTATGCCCAACATTTCTTGTTTTCTGGTTGACTTCAACAGTATGCATGTGGTAGGCATTATCATTTCACCTAGACATAATTCAATTCAGCTGAAATCTGTTAAGCttgtttattaaaaacattaacCAGCTCTGTTCTGCAGGGTATTCAAGGTCTCATCATGGAAGTGTCCCCAGGGTAGCAAATGTTTAGTTGCATACAGCGTTTTCTTTCTCCTgggaaaaagaaaatacaaattatacagtaaatatatactatatactatacGTGAAAGAATATATACACTATAAGTGAAAGAATGATGGAATGTCGTGAACTTGATGACCTGTACTACTGATGAGCGTACCCAAAGAACCAATGGAAGAACTACCGGTACAGAACATGTTAACTATCTTCTTAAGAAAGGACAATTTAAATGAATGGTGTTTGGCACAACATACcatcagtatacagtatactatgtACAGTACTTACTGTTTTCAGCTGACTGATCGAGTCCTCAATTCTGATCCTCAGTTCATCAGAAATAGCCAAGTTGGGTACAACAGACCACTGTCCACAACTGAAGACTACAGGCATTGAGACCACTAGGCCTTTAGGAACATTGTACTCTCCTGAATAAAAATGCATGCAACAGGGAACCGGTGAACTTAGTTCTTAACTTCTTAGTTCATACTACTCAAAGTGATACAAGTCATGTATGCCTGAGCAAACTGAATGTGAAACCTGCATATTTAATGTATACCACAGCGTAAGAAAAGCCCCTCTGAATTATACATTGAATGATATGAATACACTGCATTGCAGCTCATGCCACCCACCAATAATTAATGGCAGCTCACATGTGGTGACTGGTGGCCTTTACCTCTGCTGATTATTCCCAATGAGAAAACCTCTTCAGGAGCAGAATTATTGTTCCAGGCCTTCAGGATGGTGCATACCCCATTTGTTGCTGACATGGCTGCAGCTCTTTCAGTCTTTGAGGTTACCATGGAGCGATGTAAACTCAGCAAGCTCATAATATCAGTCTCAAAATTTTTTCTTCAGAGACAAatagacaaaaacaacaaaaatacatCTCAGTGTGATGCATGCAGAAAAACACCATTATTAGTGAACACATTGGTGCTTGATAAGGGTCTTAAGTGTTCCCCCCCATTTATTGACCTACTGTATTTCCTACTCTACACACTGCAGAACTCACTGTAGGATAGTTACCTGTTATATGTCATTTCCAAAAGTGGCTGAGAAAAGTTAGGAGGTCCACAGATGGCACCTTCATATCGGAACACCCTTGCTCTTTGAAGATCCACATGCAAGCTGCCACTGATATTTCCCCATATGATGACATCTGTCACATCTAACAGGAAAATAAATATGCTTCACACCAGAGTTTGAGTTGCAGTATTGCTTACCAGAGAGAAAACAATGGTGAGGGATGAACAGTGAGATATGATACCTGCTGACGTGACACCGAGCTTCTTTGCTATCTGTGCCCTTGCCTCATACTCGAGCTGAGTTCCCATAGCAACAAAGTGACCAGAGTCCACAGAGGGTGCATTCTCTAGAAGTAAAGAACACTTCAGATTGATGAAAGAGTCCCCAACAACCACCACCCGCACATTCTTATGTGCCCTTGAATCAATGAGTTTTCCATAATTTTGGAAATTCTTGGCCACTGTCTTCATCACTGCCTGACCAACTTCTTCCGTCTGCCCCTCTTTTTCTTGCCCAGGTTGCCAGTCATCAAGGAAGATGATAAAATCAGCCTGGTGAAAGACATGGTCATCCAAGAAATTGTGAACAGTGATCTCATGTaactgtggagaggagaggtccTCAGTCTCCATTTTGATTCCATGCAAGGCCTCCTCACTTCCTCCAGCAGCTAGGAGGTGGAGGCTGATTCGAGGAGCATCGGTGAAAACTTCAGAGTCAAACAGCTGAGGGATCAGGTAGTAGCATATTGGGTGCAGGGCACTGCAAGTTAAAGGTGAGGCATGAAAGATTAGGTCCATGTTTATTTTAAAAtgccctgtccctctctctctcttcaatacTCTGATGTATTGCACCATGTGTGCTTATCTGAGAATATCTAATAATACACAGACACTCTTCCTTGAATACCTTGCTTCACACAGCACTCACCTGCTTATCCAAATGTGTAGAGGCTGAAGCAGGCTGTGCCGGTGTGCTTCCTCCTGCATACACTGCTCCTTTGTTTGAAGGTTTTCTTTTGCGATTTTCAACATCAAGTCTGTTGTCATCTCTGATGTAATTCTATAATAACCCTGAGAATTTTACAAAAACAAATCTAAGCTGCTTCTGGCATTATAAGGAAAAGTGTTGAGATAACGTGCTTAGCCTGCAGTAACCTTACTGTCTATTAagtaacaaacaacaaacataccTGTATATGTTCCATGAAGTCACTGAAACCACCCAGAAGCATTCCTTTCCCCCCTCTATGAATAAGTTCTCTCCACACCAAAGGAGAGTGTTCATGGTCCCAGCCATTACTGAGGCAAGTCGTCTCTAACCATTGCTGTTTACAGAGTAACAAAGGGAAAATGTTCACTAGAGGGCAGTGGTTGAATCAAATTAGGACATGCAGACCGATCACGATTTACCTTCCATTCATTTGGATGTACACAAATTTTGTGAATACAAAAGTCGGGCAGCTTTCTCTGAAGTAAGTCTGCAAGAAGCTCTGCTTTTGCATAATGAGGGCAATCTGCCTTGCCTAAGAAAAATAAGAGGAAAAAGAATCATGCATGTTGCTATTCCGAGGTAAAATGACAAAGAACAAATTAAAAGTATCTAACTTGATTGAGTAGCCTACACAGTTGCTGTGGATGTGCTAAAATTGTGAGAAATTGGAAATTAGAGGCTAGATCTACCTGCAACAACAAATCTTGCCATGATTCCTAGCGGTTCCAGTTGCTAGGTAACCGAAGGTCCTTCTGGGGTTGAAGTGCACAATTTCTAGAACTAGTTATTTTAGAAAATTATGTTGACGTTCACAAACTTATTTTGGATGGATAACATATATATAAATAGTGTACATCTGTCCATGTTTTCATAAAGAACAATTATATTTTATACAGTAGAGACACATCTTTTATTTTCGTTTTACCCACTTTTTTGACCTCTTGACGGAACTCGTCTGTCATGGCGG
Encoded proteins:
- the mdh1b gene encoding putative malate dehydrogenase 1B isoform X3, translating into MLLGGFSDFMEHIQGYYRITSEMTTDLMLKIAKENLQTKEQCMQEEAHRHSLLQPLHIWISSALHPICYYLIPQLFDSEVFTDAPRISLHLLAAGGSEEALHGIKMETEDLSSPQLHEITVHNFLDDHVFHQADFIIFLDDWQPGQEKEGQTEEVGQAVMKTVAKNFQNYGKLIDSRAHKNVRVVVVGDSFINLKCSLLLENAPSVDSGHFVAMGTQLEYEARAQIAKKLGVTSADVTDVIIWGNISGSLHVDLQRARVFRYEGAICGPPNFSQPLLEMTYNRKNFETDIMSLLSLHRSMVTSKTERAAAMSATNGVCTILKAWNNNSAPEEVFSLGIISRGEYNVPKGLVVSMPVVFSCGQWSVVPNLAISDELRIRIEDSISQLKTEKENAVCN
- the mdh1b gene encoding putative malate dehydrogenase 1B isoform X2, with the translated sequence MAGTMNTLLWCGENLFIEGGKECFWVVSVTSWNIYRITSEMTTDLMLKIAKENLQTKEQCMQEEAHRHSLLQPLHIWISSALHPICYYLIPQLFDSEVFTDAPRISLHLLAAGGSEEALHGIKMETEDLSSPQLHEITVHNFLDDHVFHQADFIIFLDDWQPGQEKEGQTEEVGQAVMKTVAKNFQNYGKLIDSRAHKNVRVVVVGDSFINLKCSLLLENAPSVDSGHFVAMGTQLEYEARAQIAKKLGVTSADVTDVIIWGNISGSLHVDLQRARVFRYEGAICGPPNFSQPLLEMTYNRKNFETDIMSLLSLHRSMVTSKTERAAAMSATNGVCTILKAWNNNSAPEEVFSLGIISRGEYNVPKGLVVSMPVVFSCGQWSVVPNLAISDELRIRIEDSISQLKTEKENAVCN
- the mdh1b gene encoding putative malate dehydrogenase 1B isoform X1, translated to MARFVVAGKADCPHYAKAELLADLLQRKLPDFCIHKICVHPNEWKQWLETTCLSNGWDHEHSPLVWRELIHRGGKGMLLGGFSDFMEHIQGYYRITSEMTTDLMLKIAKENLQTKEQCMQEEAHRHSLLQPLHIWISSALHPICYYLIPQLFDSEVFTDAPRISLHLLAAGGSEEALHGIKMETEDLSSPQLHEITVHNFLDDHVFHQADFIIFLDDWQPGQEKEGQTEEVGQAVMKTVAKNFQNYGKLIDSRAHKNVRVVVVGDSFINLKCSLLLENAPSVDSGHFVAMGTQLEYEARAQIAKKLGVTSADVTDVIIWGNISGSLHVDLQRARVFRYEGAICGPPNFSQPLLEMTYNRKNFETDIMSLLSLHRSMVTSKTERAAAMSATNGVCTILKAWNNNSAPEEVFSLGIISRGEYNVPKGLVVSMPVVFSCGQWSVVPNLAISDELRIRIEDSISQLKTEKENAVCN